The following nucleotide sequence is from Streptomyces sp. NBC_00239.
CTCCGTGCCCTCCCGGCGTAGGGCGAGCGCCGTGCCCGCGACCAATCCGGATGCTTGTTCGTCCGTCGTTGCGTACCCTCCCCGGAATGAGAGACGTAACGGTACGCGCGGTCAACCGGCTGACGAAGCACTGGGCCGGGGCCGTGGTGACCGGAGCGCAGGGCACTGTGCTGACGGCCGCCGGAGTGTGGCCGCTGCTCGCGTTCCTCGCGGATGGCGCGGGCGGCCCGGCCCGCGGTGAACTCGCCGAAGCCGTGGGCCTCCCGGCGGCAGACGCGGCCGATGCGGCCCGGGAACTCCTCGCCGGCCTGAACACGGTCCGCGGTCTCGCCGCGGCGACCGGGCTGTGGACGAGCCGGGAACTGCCACTGGAGGAGGCGTGGGCCGACCGACTGCCCCACGGGACGCACGGGGTGCTCACCGGTGACGCCGACGCCGACCGCAAGGCGCTCGACGGCTGGGCCGAGCGGCAGACAGACGGCCGGGTCGACCACATGCCGGTGCCCCTCGACGCGGACCCGCCCATGGTCCTGGCCTCGGCCTTCGGCCTGCGGACGAAGTGGATCAGGCCGTTCAGGGCGGTACCGGCCGACCTCACCGAGGGGCCGTGGGCCGGACGCGATGCCTTCGGGCTCTACCGCGGCAGCTCCCTCCTCGACCGGGTCCGGGTGGCCGAGGCGGCCTGCGGCCCGCTCACCCTGCTGGAAGTCGTCGGCACCACCGGAGTCGACGTCCACCTCGTCCTGGGCGAACCCGGCGCCCGGCCCGGTGACGTGGTGAGCGGCGGCATCGACGCCGTGACACGCGTCGTCCCCACGGTCGACGGTTACGCCCTGCCCGACGGTTCACCCGGCCCGGGGCTGACGATCGGCACGCAACTGTCGCTCGACCGCGAACCCCGCCTGGACGTCGAGACGGTCGCCTTCTCCGTCACCGGCACCCACGACCTGCTGGAGCAGGCCCGGCTGTTCGGCCTGGAGACGGCCGCGGACGTCCGCTCCGGCCACTTCCCCGGAATCGGCAGCGTCCCCTTGGCGGTCGGCTCGGCCCACCAGGCCGCCGTCGCCCGGTTCGACGCCGAAGGATTCGAGGCGTCGGCCGTCACCGCGCTGGGGATGGCCGTGGGCTGCGGCACCGCCCGCATCCGGTACCGGACCCGCCGCATCCACGCCTCGTTCCAGCGCCCCTTCGGCTTCCTCGCCGTCCACCGCACCTCCCGCCTCGTCCTGGCAGCCGGCTGGGCCGACGAACCGCTGCCGTGTCCGAGCGACGCCTGGGGCTTCGACCCGGACGACGAGGACGACTTCTGACCGGTCGATCAACGCACCGATCCGGAGGCCGTCAGGCAGCGACGAGTTCGTCCGCGAGGAACTCGTCCACGAACTTCCGTGCCCGACGGTCGAAATCGGTGTACTGCGCCTCCCGCTCGGCGCCGGCGACCGCTTCGCCGACCAGCAGATTGCCCTCGGCGTCGACGCGCTGCGGTCGCTCCTCCGCGTCCAGGAGCAGGCCTACGGTGGAGCGGGAGAAGCCGCAGTAGTAGGCGATGCCGTCGCTCAGGTTGGATTCGAGGACGGACTGCATCGACTCCGCGATGGGGTCGTCGGCGGTGGCGCCGGCCAGGGCCAGCCACAGCATGCGCTTGCCCGCCAGGCGGGGCTTGCTGCGGCCGTAGGCGAAGCCGTAGTTCCATACGCGGTCGATCCATCCCTTGAGGACGGCGGGCACGCTCTGCCAGTACACCGGGAAGACGGCGACGACGACATCGGCGTCGAGGATCCGCCGCATGTGGGCGTGCGTCTCGTCCGAGTACGGCTTCTCCCGGTTGCCCCAGTCCGGCTGGTCCTCCACGTTCATCCGCGGGTCGAACCCCTCGGCGTGCAGGTCGAGCAGGTCGATGCGGTATCCGGCGGCCTCGAGCCGGGCGGCCGTGCGGCGGGCGGTGTGGGCGGTGAGGGAATCGCTGCGGTGGTGCGCGACGACCACGAGGGCTGTCCTGGTGTCACTGCTGTGCTGCGGCACGGTGTCTCCCGAGGGCTCGATCTGTGCAGTGAGTCCAGTACAACCGCGGCACCGTAGATGATCCATGGGAGAAACTCTCCAGGACATAGGAGATCGTCTACGATTGCGCTGTGGATCCTCTGAGTTCACTGCTGAGCGGCATCCGGGCCGAGGGCTCGGTCGTCAGCCATGCCGTCCTGACGGCGCCCTGGAGCATCACCTTCGCCGACGCCGCTCCGCTCACCATGGTCAGCGTGCTGCGCGGTGGCGGCACGCTGCTGCTGTCCGACGGCACCGAGCGGGCGATCGGCGCGGGCGACACGGCCATCGTCCGGGGCCCCGCACGGTTCCGTCTCGCGGACGAGCCTGCCACTGTCCACCGCCCCCACACCGCGTACGAGATCAACTGCTTCACCGCGGACGCCGCGTGCACCGGCCAGGAACTCGACGGCATCCACTGGGGCACCGGCCCGGAGGGAGCGACCGCGCTGATCGTGGGCGCCTACCGCGCCTCGGGGCACCGCCACGAACGGCTCCTGCGCGCCCTGCCGCCCGTCCTGGTCATCGCCGAGGACGCCGAGGTCTGCGCCTGGCTGGAGAACTCCGCCGCCGACGCCGCCCGGCTCTCCGCCGGTTCGCAGGCGCTGATGGACCGGCTCCTCGACTGGGCTCTGGTCTGCACGCTGCGCACCTGGTTCGACCGGGCGGGCGCCGACGCCCCCGGCTGGTACCGCGGCCTCGCCGACCCGGTCCTCTCCCCCGCCCTGCACGCCTTCCACGGACGGCCCGCCGAGAGCTGGACGGTCGCGTCGCTGGCCGCTCAAGCCGGCGTCTCCCGGGCACTGTTCGCCCGGCGCTTCACCGAGCTGATGGGCCGTCCACCCCTCACCTACCTCACCGAGTGCCGCATGGACGACGCCGAGGCTCTCCTGGCCGACACCGACCTCAGCATCGCCCAGATCGCCAAGACCGTCGGCTACGCCGACGCCTTCGGCTTCAGCACCGCCTTCAAACGCCACAAGGGCCTCAGCCCCAGCACGTTCCGCACCACGGCGGCGTGAGTCACGGCACGCGGCCGCAAGGACACGGGCCGCACGCTCCGGACCGCGGCACGACACCGAGACGTCGTGCCGGAGTTCGGGCGTCGACGAGCCGATGCAGCAGGGCGGCCGGCGGTCGAATTGGGTGAGACGGCTGTCGACGCGACGAACTTCGGAGCAAGTCGGGGGCGGCGAACCGGCTGGGATTCGCGCTGTTGCCGAAGTTCTTCGGCTTCCGAAGAACCGCCGAGGAATACGGAACGGACCGGGGCGCCCCGTACGTTGACCAGGGCGGGGCCACACCGTGCGCACCCGACGAGCACCGAGGCGACGGGGGGACGCGTGCTGCAACGGAGCCGCTCCGCGCGCCTGGCCGCGTCCGCGCTGACCCTCGTCGTCACCGTCCTCACGCTGTTCGTCCCGGTGGCCGGGGCGCAGGGCATGCTCATGCCCGCCGGCAGGCCGCTCGCCCACCACACGGTGGCGGGGCACGCCGGACAAGGGGCCGGACCGGACGACGTCCCGGCGCTGCATGTCGCGGTCACGAACCGACCTGACGCCCACATCCCCGGCCCGCAGCCTGCGGGCCCCGCGCGTACGGCCGTCGACGCGGCCCCGAGCCGCGCCCTGGGCGGGCCCGGCACGGGCCCCGCCACCGCACTCGCGCCGCCGCGCGGGCCGGCCGAGTCCGCCGCCCCGCGCGGCCCGCCCCACCGATGAGCACGCAGACCGTCATCGACGCCTGACCCTTGCGACCCGGCACACACCGCGCGGGGCCGGTCACGCGTCCCTCCGTCCTGCCCTCATCGTGGAGTACGCATGTCTCGCGCACCCTTGTCCCGCCCACCCTTGTGGAGGGCGATCGTCGCACTGGCGGCCGTCGCGCTGTCCCTCTACATCGCCCTCACCCAATCCGCCCGCCTCGGCCTCGATCTGCGCGGCGGCACCCAGATCGTCCTGGAGACCCGGGACTCACCCACCGTCAAGGCCGACGCCGCATCCACCGACCGCGCTCTGGAGGTCCTCAGGCAGCGCGTGGACGCCCTCGGCGTCTCCGAACCCGGCATCGCCCGCTCCGGCGAGAAACGGATCATCGTCGAACTGCCCGGAGTGCAGGACCCCCGCAAGGCCGCCGAGGTCATCGGCCGCACCGCACAGCTCACGGTCCACCCGGTGACGGGGGCGACGGCCGACAAGGGCTCCGCGAAGCCCGAGGCCGACGGATCGCGCACCCTGCCCGACCCGGACCAGCCGGGCAACCACCTGAAGCTGGGCCCCACCGCCCTCACCGGCGAGGGCGTCGAGGACGCCGAGGCGGTCCTGGACCAGCAGTCGCCGGGCGGCTGGATGGTCTCCCTCGACTTCCGCAAGAGCGCGGGCGACACCTGGGCGAAGATCACCTCGGACGCGGCCTGCGCACCTCAGGGCGCTCCGGAACGCCGCGTCGTCATCGCCCTCGACAACCAGATCATCTCGGCGCCCGGCGTCAACGCGAACGTGGTGTGCGGGACCGGTATCACCGGCGGCTCCACGCAGATCAGCGGCGGCTTCGGCCGGGCCGAGGCGCGCGAGCTGGCGGCGCTCGTGAAGGGCGGCGCGCTGCCGGTGCCCCTCGACGTCCTGGAGCAGCGCACGGTCGGCCCGACGCTCGGCGCCGACGCAATCGAGGCGAGCACCAAGGCCGCGCTCATCGGCATCGCCCTGACCGCACTGTTCATCACCGTCGTCTACCGGCTCCTCGGCGCGCTCGCCGCCTTGGCCCTCGCCCTGTACGGCCTCATCTCGTACGCCGCACTGGTGGCGCTCGGCGCGACGCTCACGCTGCCGGGGCTCGCCGGGTTCGTCCTGGCGATCGGCATGGCGATGGACGCGAACGTCCTGGTCTTCGAACGGGCCAGGGAGGAGTACCTGGGCGTCCGTTCCAAGGACTTGGCGAAGCCGGTGAAGAGCGGCTTCGCCAAGGCGTGGAGCGCGGTGATCGACTCGAACGTGACGACGCTGCTCGCCGCGGGACTGCTGTTCTTCTTCGCCACGGGCCCGGTCAAGGGCTTCGGGGTCACCCTGTGCATCGGCGTCCTGGCGTCGATGCTCACGGCGCTCGTGATCACCCGCGCGCTCGCGGACTTCGCCGTCGCCCGCAGCTTCGTACGCAAGCGCCCCGGTCTGACGGGCATCGCCTCGACGGGCAGGGTCCGCACATGGCTGTCCCGCCGCAACCCGAACCTGGTCCGCCACCGTCGCCGCCGGCTCGGCGCGAGCGCGCTCCTGGTGGCGGTGGCCGTCGCAGGAATCTTCATCCGCGGCCTGGACTTCGGCGTGGAGTTCACCGGCGGCCGCCTCGTCGAGTACAGCACCAGCAGGTCCGTCGACGCGGACACGGCCCGGAACGCCGTGTCCGAGGCGGGGTTCCCGCGCGCGGTGGTGCAGGAGTCCGGCGACGGCGACATCACCGTACGCACGGAGAAGCTCACCGACGACGAACAGCAGCGCGTCAAGGCGGCCTTGGAGAAGCCCGGCGGAACCGTCACGGTGGAGCGTGACGAACAGATCGGCCCGAGCCTCGGCAGCGAACTGCGCCAGAAGGCGCTCCTGGCCCTGGGCATCGCGGTGGCCGCCCAGCTGATCTACCTCAGCGTGCGGTTCCGCTGGACCCTGGCGGCAGCGGCGGTCTCCGCGATGGTCCACGACGTCCTGCTCGTGGTGGGCCTGTTCGCCTGGCTGGGCAGGCCGGTGGACAGCGTCTTCCTGGCGGCGCTGCTCACGGTGATCGGCTACTCCGTGAACGACACGGTGGTCGTCTTCGACCGCGTCCGCGAAGCGCGCCGCCGAGACCCACTGGGCAACCTGGAGAAGACGGCCAACCACGCGGTGGTCCAGACACTCCCGCGCACGGTGAACACGGGCATGGGAGCCCTGTTCATCCTGACCGCACTGGCGGTACTGGGCGGCGACTCGCTGGCGGACTTCTCCGTGGCGCTGATCGCGGGCGTCCTGGTCGGCATCGCCTCGACCATCTTCACCGCGGTCCCGATCGCGATCGCCCTGGAACACCGCAACCCGACACCACCACCGGCACGGGACCGCCTCGCCACGAAGGAAGTCCCTGACGGGTACGGCCCGTTGGAGGCACGGAGGACGAAGGAGAGGAGGACGGGGGCGGTCGTCTGAGCCGGCGAGGACGGTCCTGAGGCCGAGGGCGGCCTCCAGAGGGCGCCAGCGGTCGCCGTGGGACGACCGCCGTCACGCAGTCGTCCGCGAGGCCGGGCATGCCGCGGACCGCACGCCTGAAGCGGCCCCCACCGGGTGGGGGCCGCTTCAGGCGAGCAGTGCCGCTTCCTCTACTCCGCGGTCTTTACGGCTTCACGTTCAGCAGCTTGTTCGCGGTGCCGGAAGACGGGTTCTTGATGGCGTCCGCTGTCGCTGCCCCGGTCAGCGCGGCGGCCGTGTCGGCGGGTGTCGCCGACGGGTGGCCCGCCAGGTAGAGGGCTGCGGCGCCCGCGACGTGCGGGGCGGCCATCGACGTGCCGGAGATCGTCTTGGTGCCGGTGTCGCTGTCGTTCCACGCCGAGGTGATGTCCGAGCCGGGAGCGTAGAGGTCCACCACCGAGCCGAAGTTCGAGAAGTGCGACTGTTGGTCGTCCCTGGTGCTGGAGGCGACGGTGAGGGCTTCCGACACCCGGGAGGGCGAGCCCTGCCCGGCATCGGCGGAGTCGTTGCCGGCGGCCACGGCGAAGGACACGCCGGAGGCGATGGCGCGCTGGACGGCCGCGTCGAGCGCCTCGTCCACGCCGCCGCCCAGGCTCATGTTGGCGACCGACGGGCCGGAGTGGTTCTGCGTCACCCAGTCGATGCCCGCCACGACCTGCTCCGTGGTGCCGGAGCCGTTGTCGTCCAGGACCCGCACCGCAACGATCTTGGCCTTCTTGGCCACGCCGTGGGTGGTGCCTGCGATGGTGCCCGCCACATGCGTGCCGTGGCCGTTGCCGTCGTCGGCGGTGTCGTCGTTGTCGATCGCGTCGAAGCCGTGCTCGGCGCGTCCTGCGAAGTCCTGGTGCGAGACCCTGACTCCGGTGTCGATGACGTACGCGGTCACCCCCTCGCCGCCGCTGTCGGGGTAGGTGTACTTCTCGTCGCCGACCGTGTCTGCCTGATCGATCCGGTCCAGGCCCCAGGACGGAGGCTTCTCCTGCGTCTCGTTGATGCTGAAGCGCTTGTTCTGCACGACCTCGCCGACGGCGGGGTCTGCTGCGAGCCGCTTGGCCTCCGTCACCGTCAGACCGGAGGCGGAGAACCCGTTGACTGCGGACCTGTAGGAGCGCTGCAGTGTGCCTCCGTACTTCTTTGCCAGGTCCTCCTTGTTCGCGGATGCGTCGAGGATGACGACGAAACTGCCGTCCACGGCGCCCGGGGCGCCGAGTCCGTGCACGGTCCCTTCGGCCGGTGTGGCCGCCCCCGCAAAGGGGCTCGCGAAGAAGGCCGCTGCGATTGCCGTTGCAGCGCCGGCGCCTATGGCCGCGTTGCGAAGGCCGTTGGATCGCTTGTGAGTTGTCATGGAGAGGTGGCTCCTCGGTGTGACGTGTGGGGCGTCAAAGCGTTCTGATGAACCCTGTTCCGATTGACAGGAGCAAATCAAGAGCGAACCGGGGCCGGCGACTTATTCAACAAGGTTTCTTAAAAGGCCCTCCACGCCCTCACCACTTCGCACACGCGATCGCATCAACTCCCCCACACAACGGCCCCATTCGCGTGCTTGCGGCTCGGCGTCTGACGTCCGGCCGCAACTGCCGTGCTCGCTCCACCGCTTCGATGCCGTCGACGGCCTCCCCGACGACGAGGATCGTGAGCGCCCCGGCCCCCGTCCTTCGTCCACGCGTGCCTTCGCGGGTCGTCCACGCGGGCCTTCGCGGATCACAGACCGGTCACAACGCCCACACAGCTGCTGCATTCCGGCGAATATGGCGCGATGCGCACACACCACACCGCAGCCCTGCTCGCGGTAGTTGCCGCCCTCGCCGTCACCGCCTGCGACCCGCAGGGCTCCCCCGCCTCGGACAAGCCCGGGGGCGGCAAGAGCCCTGCGCCGTCCGCTCCGTCGGCGCCCGCGCCCGCGCGCAGCGGGGCTGACGCCAAGGCTGCAACGCTCCCCGACTTCGTCGGCATGGGCCTCCAGGCGGCGCAAGACGCGGCGCAGGCTGCCGGGTTCTACCGGCTGAAATCGCACGACGCGCTCGGACGCGATCGAGTCCAGGCCTTTGACCGGAACTGGAAGGTGTGCTCGCAGACGCCTGTCGGCGGCAGGAGCATGGACACCGACACGGCCGTCGACTTCGGCACGGTCAAGCTCGAAGAGACGTGCCCTACGGCTGAGGTGCGGCCCCCGAAACCCGCGGGGAACACCATGCCGAACTTCGTGGGCCGGGGCATGAAGGCCGTCCGAAGCGCCCTGCCCTCCAACGCGAGCATCACCGTAAAGGACGCGCTGGGCAGTCGCATGGTCTTTCAGGAGTCGAACTGGAAGGTGTGCACCCAGGACCCTGAGAGCGGCGGGGCTCTCAAAGGACAGCCGTTGACCTTCACCGTGGTCAAGACCGATGAGGCCTGCCCCTAGCTCTCCGCACACCTGCGGGCCCGCAAGCACCCGCGGGATGCCGGGAGGTGGTCAGTGGGGTTGGGCCCAGCCGTGTCGGACTGCGTGGCCGCCGAGCTGCATCCGGGTGCGGACTCCGGCCAGGTCCATGAGGTGGCGCAGGCGTCGGTGGAGCGTGCGTGGTGAGAGGCCGAGCTGTGCCGCGGCCGTCGAATCGGTCAGGCCGGCCAACAGGAGCGCGAGGATCTTCCGGTCGAGGGCGGTCGGGCCGTCCGCCCCGAGCTCGACGGCGGCTTCGGACTCTTCGCCCGCTCCCGACAGTTCGAGGGGGTGGGCGGAGTGCCACACCGTCTCGAACAACGCGTCCAGCGCACTCAACAGGCCGCTGCGGTGCAGCAGCACGGCGCCGGGCTCGCCGGACGGTGTGACCGCGAGCGGGACGAGGCCGAGGTCGGCGTCGGCCAGCACGAGTTTCATCGGCAGCGGGTCGGCCACCCGCAGTTCCACCCCGTTGCGCAAGGACCGAATCGCATCGTCGATGATGCCCGGCTCCGCCAGGACGTCCCGGTCCAGGACCGCCCGGAACTGCACACCCCGGCCGATGGCCACGGGTTCGGCCGTGTTCTCCTCGGGCGGCAACGCGACGAAGGGCGCGGTGATGAAGCTGCGGACCTGGGTACGGGCCGCCTGCTGCACCTGCAGGAAGCGGTGGCGGATGGCGTCGACACCCGTGACGACCTCGATCAGATCGCTGATGCTGCTCGCGGCCGTCGCCGCCCGGTGTTCCTCCGCGAAGGTCACCAGTGCCTGCTCGGCCATGCGCAGCCCGTCCCGGCGCTGGCTGATGAGCGCGCCCAGCGCCATGGCCGGCGGCGCCGCGGTGAACTGATCATCCGCCGACCTGGTCACCAGTCCCCACCCGAGCAGGCGGGACAGCGCCTTGTCGACATGGGCGTGCGGGAGACCGAGCAGATCCGACAGCGGCAGCGCGGTGGAGTTCGGCAGTCCGAGCAGCGCCCGGTAGACGCACTCGTCATCGGGTTCCAGGCCCAGGACATCCAGCATCGGCGACCGACTCTCTTTCGCTTGTCGCAGCGGAGAGAGTATGCGCCATGGCGGCAGACCCTGAATAGTCCCTGGTGGGAGCAGGTATGGGGGGATGGGCCCCGGGCAGTCGCCTCCCCGGGGCCCGCCAAGGTGGTTCATCGCAGGCCGTATGCCCGGATGATTTCGTTCTTGACGCTGAAGCCGTTGCCGGTCTCGGCGCTCGCGCGGAGCGAGAGGAAGCCGCCGGGCTTCCTGGCCGTCCTGAACGACCCCTTCCAGTAGCCGTCGGCGCCCTTGGTCAGGGTCACCTTCTGCCAGCCTGCGCCGTCGTCGTACGAGACGTCCAGCTTTACGGTCTTCACGGTGCCCGGCACGGGGCCGAGGTTCAGCGAGACGGGCTTGAGCGCGATCTGCCGGGTCGCGTTGGCCTTGATGTCACCGTGCAGGTCCGAGTCCAGTTTGTAGTCGAGGTTCAGCACCGAGAACGGCTCGAAGCGGTCCGAGTCGACGGTGTCGGACATGAACGTCCACTCGGTGTGGGTGCGCGTCGACAGCCGGAAGACGTCGCCGGGGCGCTCCACGTCGAGGACGGTGCGGTAGGGCAGGTTGCCGGCCGGTACCTCCACCCACTGCATGTCCCCGCTCTGCGGGTTGTCGTGGATCAGCGTGCCGCCCTGGAAGACCTGGAGGTGGGACGGCGTCTCGCCCCAGGGCAGGTAGCCGCCCAGGCGCATGGTGTCGCTGGCCGAGGCCCACGCCTGCACGTTCCACGTCATGAAGTTGCCCCACCGCGAGTTGTACACGCCGAAGGACTCGCTCTGGCCGGGCCGGGTCGCCGGAGCGAACCAGTCCAGGCGGGTGGCGCTGCCCTTCGCGTACGTGTTGTCGCCGGACACCATCGTCCACGGCAGGCTTCCGTCGACGCCCTGGGTGTGGAACTCCCGCCAGACCTGACCCGGGGTCACCCATTCCGTGCGGGTGCCCGGGTGCCGCTCCACGTCCGGGAAGTTGAACGACGGGCTGAGGGTGAAGTCCGACCGGTAGCCTTCGGCCGCCTTGCCTTCGGTGGCCGAGTAGTAGCGGGCGTCGATACGGGCGAGCGCGTCCTTGGCGGGCTTGTAGACCAGCGGCCGGTCCGGCACCCGGCCGGGGTAGTCACGCGTCAGGTCGTAGACGAACGGGGTGTGCTCGGTCTGTGTGAGGGTCAGCTTCGAGGTTCCGGCCTTGGCCAACGCGACGAGGGCCCGGCCCGCGTCCCGGTGCACGGAGGCGACCGGTATGGCCGCCGGGCCGACGTACTCCATGAGGGCGCCCGCCCCGTCGTTGACGACGATCAGCGCCTTCGCACCGGCCGCGGCCGCGACGTCGGAGCGCTCCTGCGGGGAGACCTCGTCACTGCGCTCGACGACGACGATCCTGCCCTTTGCCTTGACCTTCCCGTAGGCGGCTGCCGCGCCGTTGCCCGCGTAGACGGTCTGCAGCCGGTCCGTGGCGGTGCCCAGGGCGCTGCCCGCCTGCACCAGCGTCTCGAAGCGCAGCCGGTCGCCGGGCGTGCTCAGGCCGAGCAGCGGCTCGCCCTTGCGCCAGCGGGTGACCAGCATGAAGTCGCCCTGCTCCATCGCCTGCGTCGGGGAGAGGTACACGTCGTCGTACGACGGCGGAACCACGTACGCGCTGCGGTAGTCCATGTACGGGTCGAAGCCCTTGTAGTGGACGTTGAAGTCGACCTTGCGCTGGCGGTCTTCAGTGCGCTGCGGCGCCTCGGTCTGCAGCAGGCGTGCCTTGCTCGCATCGAGCACCACGTCCGCGGGGCCGTCCGCCAGCACGGTTTCCGGGTCTACCAGCACGGCCAGGCCCGAGCGGTCGGCCTTCTCTCCGGCCACGTCGAGGTACGCGGCGACGGTGTACGTGCCGGGTGCCATGCGCATGGTGGTCGATCCGTCGACGTAGACGTTCCACGGCCAGCTGTCGCCCGCCAGGTTGATCCCGACCATTCCGGCGGCGGGCTTGCCGTCCCGGCCGACCAGCTTGATGTTCAGGTCGTAGCGCTCGGCCTCCTTGACGAACGCCACGGCGGTACGGGTCACCGGCTCGCCGGTGGCCGCGTCGGTGGCGGTCACGTAGCCGACGTGCCGTCCTGGCGGGGCGTTGCGCGGGTCACCGGTCACGGGGACGGTCGCGGTGCCGCCCGCCGGGACGGTCACCGTGGTGGCTCCCAGCGTGAACGGCTCGCCGGCGTCGGTCAGGGCCAGTCGCAGCCTGACGTCGGCGGTACCGGAGTTCGTGAAGGTCAGGTCCTTGGTGACGGCGACGTCGCTCGGCTCGTGCGGCCACCTGTAGTCACCGAAGAAGAGCGAGCCGGCGCTGTGGACGGTGGTGCCCACCGCTGCGGCGACGTCGAGCCGGCCGGCGCCGACCTCGTACGGCGAGTACCCGCCGTCGAGACCCTTCGCGGTGCTCATCAGGTGTTCCTTGAGCTGCTTGCCGGTCCAGTCCGGGTGCTGCTGGGCCAGCATCGCCGCCGCTCCGACGACGTGCGGTGTGGCCATCGAGGTGCCGCTGAGGGTGCGGTAGAGACCCTCTGCGCCGTCCGTCATCTGCTGCGAGCGGGCGGCCGTGATGTTCACGCCCGGCGCTGCGATGTCCGGCTTCATGCCGCCCGAGTACGCCAGCGGGCCGGTGCTGGAGAAGGACGCGAGGCGGTCCTGCTTGTCCGTGGCGGCCACGGTCAGCGCCGACGCGGCCGCGCCCGGGGCGGAGATGGACTCCGGCCCCGCGTTGCCGGCGGCTATGACGAACAGCGTGCCGTACTGCGCGGACAGCGCGTCGACCGCCTGCGACATCGGGTCGCTGCCGTCCGTCGGGTAGGAGTTGCCGAGGCTCATGTTGACGACGTCCGCCCCGGACTCGGCCGCCCACTGCATGCCGGCCATGACCCAGGAGTCCTGGCCCGAACCTTCGGCACCGCCGAGTACCTTGCCGACATACAGGTCGGCGCCCGGGGCGACACCCTGGTTGTCGCCCCCGGAGGCGGTGCCCGAGCCGACGATCGTGCCCGCCACGTGCGTCCCGTGCCCGTTGACGTCGGTGACGCCCTCATCGGGCACGAAGCTGACCGTGCCGTCGATCAGGCCGGCGAAATCGGGATGGTTGACGTCGATGCCGGTGTCGAGCACCGCGACCTTGACGCCCTTGCCGGTGTATCCGGCGGCCCAGGCCTCGGGGGCGCCGATCAGCGGCACGCTCTCCTTCAGCGCGGCCTTGACCCGACCGTCGAGCCACAGCTTCGCAACGCCCCCGCCCAGCGTCGCGCTGCCGTGCGGGGCGACGCCGGTCCAGAAGGCGCGGGCCTGCCGCTTGTCGGTGCTGAGCGCGGCGCCGCGGATGCTGTTGAGCTTGCGGGTGACCCTGCTGCCCCGGGGGGCCGCCGGCGGGGTCGCCGAGCGGGTTCCGGCCTGGGCGGCGTACGTCGCGATCAGCGGCACCGCGGCCGACTTCGCGTCGTCGTAGCCCATCTCGATCAGGTCACTGACGTTGAACAGCCGCCGGTCCAGTCTGTCCTTGCCCAGCAGCGGCGCCGCCTCGTCCGGGATGACGAACAGGTCGCCGTCGACTTCCTGGATCTTTACGCCGCCGACGGCGTTGTCCGGCCGGTCGATATCGGCGGTCTGCTTGCCATCGGCCATCGTGCTGACCGT
It contains:
- the secD gene encoding protein translocase subunit SecD, which gives rise to MSRAPLSRPPLWRAIVALAAVALSLYIALTQSARLGLDLRGGTQIVLETRDSPTVKADAASTDRALEVLRQRVDALGVSEPGIARSGEKRIIVELPGVQDPRKAAEVIGRTAQLTVHPVTGATADKGSAKPEADGSRTLPDPDQPGNHLKLGPTALTGEGVEDAEAVLDQQSPGGWMVSLDFRKSAGDTWAKITSDAACAPQGAPERRVVIALDNQIISAPGVNANVVCGTGITGGSTQISGGFGRAEARELAALVKGGALPVPLDVLEQRTVGPTLGADAIEASTKAALIGIALTALFITVVYRLLGALAALALALYGLISYAALVALGATLTLPGLAGFVLAIGMAMDANVLVFERAREEYLGVRSKDLAKPVKSGFAKAWSAVIDSNVTTLLAAGLLFFFATGPVKGFGVTLCIGVLASMLTALVITRALADFAVARSFVRKRPGLTGIASTGRVRTWLSRRNPNLVRHRRRRLGASALLVAVAVAGIFIRGLDFGVEFTGGRLVEYSTSRSVDADTARNAVSEAGFPRAVVQESGDGDITVRTEKLTDDEQQRVKAALEKPGGTVTVERDEQIGPSLGSELRQKALLALGIAVAAQLIYLSVRFRWTLAAAAVSAMVHDVLLVVGLFAWLGRPVDSVFLAALLTVIGYSVNDTVVVFDRVREARRRDPLGNLEKTANHAVVQTLPRTVNTGMGALFILTALAVLGGDSLADFSVALIAGVLVGIASTIFTAVPIAIALEHRNPTPPPARDRLATKEVPDGYGPLEARRTKERRTGAVV
- a CDS encoding helix-turn-helix domain-containing protein, with product MLDVLGLEPDDECVYRALLGLPNSTALPLSDLLGLPHAHVDKALSRLLGWGLVTRSADDQFTAAPPAMALGALISQRRDGLRMAEQALVTFAEEHRAATAASSISDLIEVVTGVDAIRHRFLQVQQAARTQVRSFITAPFVALPPEENTAEPVAIGRGVQFRAVLDRDVLAEPGIIDDAIRSLRNGVELRVADPLPMKLVLADADLGLVPLAVTPSGEPGAVLLHRSGLLSALDALFETVWHSAHPLELSGAGEESEAAVELGADGPTALDRKILALLLAGLTDSTAAAQLGLSPRTLHRRLRHLMDLAGVRTRMQLGGHAVRHGWAQPH
- a CDS encoding AraC family transcriptional regulator; protein product: MDPLSSLLSGIRAEGSVVSHAVLTAPWSITFADAAPLTMVSVLRGGGTLLLSDGTERAIGAGDTAIVRGPARFRLADEPATVHRPHTAYEINCFTADAACTGQELDGIHWGTGPEGATALIVGAYRASGHRHERLLRALPPVLVIAEDAEVCAWLENSAADAARLSAGSQALMDRLLDWALVCTLRTWFDRAGADAPGWYRGLADPVLSPALHAFHGRPAESWTVASLAAQAGVSRALFARRFTELMGRPPLTYLTECRMDDAEALLADTDLSIAQIAKTVGYADAFGFSTAFKRHKGLSPSTFRTTAA
- a CDS encoding NAD(P)H oxidoreductase; protein product: MPQHSSDTRTALVVVAHHRSDSLTAHTARRTAARLEAAGYRIDLLDLHAEGFDPRMNVEDQPDWGNREKPYSDETHAHMRRILDADVVVAVFPVYWQSVPAVLKGWIDRVWNYGFAYGRSKPRLAGKRMLWLALAGATADDPIAESMQSVLESNLSDGIAYYCGFSRSTVGLLLDAEERPQRVDAEGNLLVGEAVAGAEREAQYTDFDRRARKFVDEFLADELVAA
- a CDS encoding serpin family protein, coding for MRDVTVRAVNRLTKHWAGAVVTGAQGTVLTAAGVWPLLAFLADGAGGPARGELAEAVGLPAADAADAARELLAGLNTVRGLAAATGLWTSRELPLEEAWADRLPHGTHGVLTGDADADRKALDGWAERQTDGRVDHMPVPLDADPPMVLASAFGLRTKWIRPFRAVPADLTEGPWAGRDAFGLYRGSSLLDRVRVAEAACGPLTLLEVVGTTGVDVHLVLGEPGARPGDVVSGGIDAVTRVVPTVDGYALPDGSPGPGLTIGTQLSLDREPRLDVETVAFSVTGTHDLLEQARLFGLETAADVRSGHFPGIGSVPLAVGSAHQAAVARFDAEGFEASAVTALGMAVGCGTARIRYRTRRIHASFQRPFGFLAVHRTSRLVLAAGWADEPLPCPSDAWGFDPDDEDDF
- a CDS encoding S8 family peptidase, producing MTTHKRSNGLRNAAIGAGAATAIAAAFFASPFAGAATPAEGTVHGLGAPGAVDGSFVVILDASANKEDLAKKYGGTLQRSYRSAVNGFSASGLTVTEAKRLAADPAVGEVVQNKRFSINETQEKPPSWGLDRIDQADTVGDEKYTYPDSGGEGVTAYVIDTGVRVSHQDFAGRAEHGFDAIDNDDTADDGNGHGTHVAGTIAGTTHGVAKKAKIVAVRVLDDNGSGTTEQVVAGIDWVTQNHSGPSVANMSLGGGVDEALDAAVQRAIASGVSFAVAAGNDSADAGQGSPSRVSEALTVASSTRDDQQSHFSNFGSVVDLYAPGSDITSAWNDSDTGTKTISGTSMAAPHVAGAAALYLAGHPSATPADTAAALTGAATADAIKNPSSGTANKLLNVKP